In Sphingobacterium sp. PCS056, the following proteins share a genomic window:
- a CDS encoding DUF6686 family protein: MIDTICPLAHVEEVFKTETGAIYQCSRKNCYWMEFAGSTTSFSVSDFLKFKKFIDQIDIEKMLIDTARSSDFTLVMPYRTERCFLLAVQDILNLRELLDGAKFMIELNSVIKACLRSSLVSVLA, from the coding sequence ATGATCGATACAATCTGTCCATTAGCACATGTAGAAGAGGTTTTTAAAACTGAAACTGGAGCGATATATCAATGTAGTCGTAAAAATTGTTATTGGATGGAATTTGCTGGTTCGACTACTTCATTTTCTGTTTCTGATTTTTTAAAATTTAAAAAATTTATTGATCAAATTGATATTGAAAAAATGTTAATTGATACTGCAAGGTCTTCGGATTTTACTTTGGTGATGCCTTATCGTACAGAACGATGCTTTCTACTGGCTGTCCAAGATATTTTAAATTTAAGAGAACTGTTGGATGGTGCTAAGTTTATGATTGAATTAAATAGTGTCATTAAGGCTTGTTTACGAAGTTCCTTAGTCTCCGTATTGGCATAA
- the hpf gene encoding ribosome hibernation-promoting factor, HPF/YfiA family: MNITVQSIKFNADQKLIEFIQRKTGKLNQFLDSIIGGECYLRLENVDDEANKVSEIKINIPGSQLFAKGQAKSFEEATDIAVESLRRQINKHKTKTKTQASNHKEILTTEEEEY; encoded by the coding sequence ATGAACATTACTGTGCAATCAATTAAATTTAATGCTGATCAAAAGCTAATTGAGTTTATCCAAAGAAAAACAGGTAAATTGAATCAGTTTTTAGACTCAATCATTGGTGGAGAATGTTATTTGCGTTTAGAAAATGTAGATGATGAAGCTAATAAGGTATCGGAAATAAAAATAAATATACCCGGAAGTCAACTTTTTGCGAAAGGACAAGCTAAAAGTTTTGAAGAAGCAACTGATATTGCAGTAGAATCCTTAAGAAGACAAATTAATAAACATAAGACCAAAACAAAGACACAAGCAAGTAATCATAAAGAAATTTTGACTACTGAGGAAGAAGAGTATTAA
- a CDS encoding AraC family transcriptional regulator — protein sequence MKPQLLKVNNSNVQSFSVRNDIVPQNHNLWHYHEELELIHFEKGAGTQFIGDSVNNFSSGDIVLVGPNLPHYWLFDSHYLDGPNPEPADIRVAHFKENFLGEQFFNLPENHKIKNLFKKSKRGIQLNRSILKSSQSLIEKLLKSQNSTKIIALIEVLTLISESEEYHLLSSENYPIDRQDLDFGRMNVIMEYITQHYRTHIRLEDIASMTGMTTNSFCRYFKAKSGKTLFQYLIEMRIGYACRLLAERTLNVKQICFESGFQNFVSFHKYFKDATGFTPLQYQREISRNY from the coding sequence ATGAAGCCTCAGCTATTAAAAGTCAATAACAGCAATGTACAATCTTTCAGCGTAAGAAATGATATCGTACCACAGAATCATAATCTGTGGCACTATCATGAAGAATTGGAATTAATACATTTTGAGAAAGGAGCTGGTACACAATTTATTGGTGACAGTGTTAACAATTTTTCAAGTGGAGATATTGTTTTGGTTGGTCCCAATTTACCACATTATTGGCTATTTGATAGTCATTATTTGGATGGTCCAAATCCCGAACCAGCAGATATTAGAGTAGCACATTTTAAAGAAAATTTCTTAGGCGAGCAATTTTTTAACCTACCTGAAAATCATAAAATTAAGAACTTATTCAAAAAATCCAAAAGAGGAATTCAATTAAATAGATCAATATTAAAATCATCACAATCACTTATAGAAAAACTTTTAAAAAGTCAAAATTCAACTAAAATAATAGCATTAATAGAAGTTTTAACTTTAATATCAGAGTCAGAAGAATATCATTTATTATCCAGTGAAAACTACCCTATTGATAGACAAGATCTTGATTTTGGAAGAATGAACGTAATTATGGAATACATTACGCAACACTATAGAACACACATTCGACTTGAAGATATTGCTTCCATGACCGGTATGACAACCAATTCTTTTTGTCGTTATTTTAAAGCCAAATCTGGAAAGACCCTATTTCAGTATCTTATTGAGATGCGTATTGGATATGCTTGCCGATTATTGGCCGAGCGGACACTGAATGTCAAACAGATTTGCTTTGAAAGCGGATTTCAGAACTTTGTGAGTTTCCACAAGTACTTTAAAGATGCAACTGGCTTTACCCCTTTGCAATATCAAAGAGAGATTTCGAGAAACTATTAA
- the fucP gene encoding L-fucose:H+ symporter permease, with product MSISKSNKLAIVLVTSLFFFWGFVHNLDPILIPHLRNAFSLTHLQASLVDSAVFIAYFLLAIPAGIIMKKYGYKSGILIGLILFAVGCFLFIPAANQISYVFFLGALFIVACGLTILETAANPYVTVLGDPSKATQRLNFAQSFNGLAAFIAPILGGKFILAEQPKSDTEIAAMTEQVKIAYIQAETATVKGPYLILGLIILIVAAILFFTKLPDIKDDEGEQKSGFFHAFRHLNVRWAVIGQFFYVGAQVCVLSFMVLYATDVAGISPLNASKYASFAGLAFMLGRFVGTFFMKYIKPLTLLMIYSVICILLSFIVIYGSGEVTVYALIAVAFFMSIMFPTIFAVGVEGIGADTKSASSLIIMSIVGGAALPPILGLISDKTGDLQLGYWVPLICFVVVLLFALANRKSNNQIVNSTHE from the coding sequence ATGTCGATCAGTAAAAGTAATAAACTAGCAATTGTTCTTGTAACGTCCTTATTCTTTTTTTGGGGATTTGTTCATAATCTAGACCCTATTTTAATTCCACATCTGCGCAATGCTTTTAGTTTAACGCATTTACAGGCTTCTTTAGTAGATTCGGCAGTTTTTATTGCATATTTTTTACTGGCTATCCCTGCTGGTATAATCATGAAGAAATATGGTTATAAATCAGGGATTTTAATCGGCTTGATACTTTTTGCCGTAGGTTGTTTTCTTTTTATACCAGCGGCTAATCAGATTAGTTATGTTTTCTTTTTAGGGGCATTATTTATAGTTGCTTGTGGCTTAACAATCTTAGAAACTGCCGCAAATCCATATGTAACAGTATTAGGGGATCCTAGTAAGGCTACTCAACGTTTAAATTTTGCTCAATCTTTTAACGGTTTGGCGGCATTTATTGCTCCAATTCTTGGTGGTAAATTTATTTTAGCAGAACAACCTAAATCCGATACGGAGATAGCTGCTATGACTGAACAGGTTAAAATTGCTTATATTCAAGCAGAGACTGCAACAGTTAAAGGGCCTTATTTGATTTTAGGTTTAATTATATTGATTGTAGCGGCTATTCTTTTTTTTACAAAACTTCCTGATATAAAAGATGACGAAGGAGAGCAAAAGTCAGGTTTTTTTCATGCGTTCAGACATCTGAATGTAAGATGGGCTGTGATTGGTCAATTTTTTTATGTTGGTGCTCAAGTTTGTGTATTAAGTTTTATGGTATTATATGCCACAGATGTGGCCGGCATATCTCCATTAAATGCTTCAAAATATGCGAGTTTTGCTGGTTTGGCATTTATGTTAGGTCGATTTGTCGGTACATTTTTTATGAAATATATTAAGCCATTGACATTATTGATGATATACTCTGTAATTTGTATTTTATTGTCATTCATTGTGATATATGGTTCAGGTGAAGTGACAGTGTATGCTTTAATTGCGGTTGCTTTTTTTATGTCAATTATGTTTCCAACTATATTTGCAGTAGGTGTTGAAGGTATTGGAGCAGATACAAAGTCTGCGTCGAGTCTAATCATTATGTCAATTGTAGGCGGAGCAGCGCTACCTCCAATATTGGGGTTAATTTCAGATAAAACCGGAGATCTTCAGCTTGGATACTGGGTGCCTTTAATCTGTTTTGTCGTGGTATTGTTATTTGCATTAGCAAATAGAAAATCAAATAATCAAATTGTAAATTCTACTCATGAATAA
- a CDS encoding TonB-dependent receptor — protein sequence MQKKEVYGFVVDSEGQPLAGVNVRLTTSLDTIVAITSKTGFYKFFQVKGSNIRLNYSSLGLQIVDRSYPQYNTTDRVVAETIILKPQTSVLKEIVIKKYKPITFKEDTVQFNMAAFQFDRRTLLEDALKQIPNFQVSRDGSVYAFGKPITSVQVDGKKFFGGDVLTATRNLPADFIKNIQVIDFYGDEANAKGTKSANSEKILNIILKDDKKKITFGQVTGGLGNQERYLASAGINKFNDGQELSFVGSINNTNTNLFSFGSPNGGGSRDRVMGELADFADPTDGFNNVGSLGTSFSSNLSDKISAFGRYSFTNTKNTTKGNSYLQSVYGYNTISNLEDYVTKTVDNTHHMNWGFDIKLSESDMLKISPTFSWNKSKGDEIRDRHIKNRLITNKGEYASENNSTSPNAEIDILYAKVFKKPGRKVVYNLHLGYNSLEKNENIVDKNTIIDSTFNEINTKNTFLNQFVKSNNQNQDIKSSLSIIEPVDKGGVLELNYDFNYTAIDARRLVHERSNEQNELFRIDSLSLSYDYAFSSNRVGMKYQQDIFSKFKYNIGFAVQPTELTGYSRDKSIKTSYSNVNLIPAAGIKWKFNENTDLSIDYLGKNNQPNFYQIQPIVDNTNSQNIIEGNPDLRAEFANRILAKYRKSIVTKGQYFEGSLAYNFVSDKIVSNRTTVLNSTVQKTTFLNTSGYYDVKAYYLFTAALFNDNIQMSLNGNADYYNNVTYINDRRNDGGHFLYSQSLQFRYMFNDLFEAELNGNYSLNKASYKLPFNDQIIAHTGVLGLGSKCYVSEHSSFGVEVSQRLNAGYSSSSWTNINPTIINAYFEYTFMRNNLAMLRIQGFDLLNQNSGITRDVIGNDILDVQNERLSRYFMVSLNFRLQKYPKKS from the coding sequence ATGCAAAAAAAGGAAGTGTATGGCTTTGTTGTGGACAGTGAGGGTCAGCCGCTTGCAGGTGTAAATGTTCGATTGACAACTTCGCTGGATACTATTGTGGCAATCACTTCTAAAACAGGATTCTATAAGTTTTTCCAAGTGAAGGGTAGTAATATCCGGTTGAACTATAGTTCACTTGGACTGCAGATCGTAGATCGATCTTATCCTCAATACAATACGACTGATCGGGTAGTCGCGGAGACGATCATACTAAAACCTCAAACCTCTGTTTTAAAAGAGATTGTTATTAAGAAATATAAGCCTATCACCTTTAAAGAGGATACTGTACAATTTAATATGGCAGCATTCCAATTTGATCGGCGAACGTTATTAGAAGATGCGTTAAAGCAAATTCCAAATTTTCAAGTTTCAAGAGATGGTTCTGTATATGCTTTTGGAAAACCGATTACTTCTGTACAAGTAGATGGTAAGAAGTTTTTTGGTGGTGATGTACTGACTGCTACCCGAAATCTTCCTGCAGATTTTATCAAAAATATTCAAGTAATTGACTTTTATGGAGATGAGGCTAATGCAAAAGGAACAAAAAGCGCAAATTCAGAGAAGATTTTAAATATTATTTTAAAAGACGATAAAAAGAAAATCACTTTTGGGCAGGTAACAGGAGGATTGGGCAACCAGGAACGCTATCTTGCTAGTGCGGGTATTAATAAATTTAATGATGGACAAGAATTATCTTTTGTCGGTTCTATTAATAATACTAATACTAATTTATTTTCTTTTGGATCTCCAAATGGTGGTGGTTCTCGTGATCGGGTTATGGGTGAATTGGCCGACTTTGCAGATCCTACCGATGGATTTAATAATGTTGGATCTTTGGGAACTAGTTTTTCAAGTAATCTAAGTGATAAAATTTCGGCTTTTGGACGTTATAGCTTTACAAATACGAAAAATACTACCAAAGGAAATTCCTATCTACAATCGGTTTATGGTTATAATACCATCAGTAATCTGGAAGATTACGTCACTAAGACTGTCGACAATACTCACCATATGAACTGGGGGTTTGATATTAAACTATCTGAATCGGATATGTTAAAAATATCCCCAACATTTTCTTGGAATAAATCGAAAGGTGATGAAATCCGTGATCGCCATATTAAAAATAGATTGATTACGAACAAAGGTGAATATGCCTCTGAAAATAATAGTACAAGTCCTAATGCAGAAATAGATATCTTGTATGCTAAAGTCTTTAAGAAACCAGGTAGAAAGGTAGTATATAACTTGCATCTGGGTTATAATTCTCTTGAAAAAAATGAAAACATCGTTGATAAAAATACAATTATAGATAGTACATTTAATGAGATAAATACGAAGAATACTTTTTTAAATCAATTTGTTAAGAGTAATAATCAAAATCAAGATATAAAAAGTTCACTATCGATCATAGAACCTGTGGATAAAGGGGGAGTATTGGAATTAAATTATGATTTTAATTATACCGCAATTGATGCAAGGCGTTTGGTTCATGAACGGAGTAATGAACAAAATGAATTATTTCGTATTGATTCGCTTAGTTTAAGCTATGATTATGCATTTTCATCCAATAGGGTTGGAATGAAATATCAACAAGATATTTTCTCTAAATTTAAATATAATATTGGATTTGCTGTGCAACCTACTGAGCTGACAGGATATTCACGTGATAAATCAATTAAAACATCATATAGTAATGTAAACTTAATACCTGCAGCAGGCATCAAGTGGAAATTCAATGAAAATACTGACCTATCTATTGATTATTTGGGAAAAAACAATCAACCCAATTTCTATCAGATCCAACCGATAGTAGATAATACAAATTCTCAAAATATCATTGAAGGAAATCCCGATTTAAGAGCTGAATTTGCCAATCGTATTTTAGCAAAATATCGTAAATCGATTGTTACCAAGGGACAGTATTTTGAGGGTAGTCTTGCATATAATTTTGTATCTGATAAAATTGTTTCTAACCGGACTACCGTTCTGAATTCTACAGTACAAAAGACTACTTTTTTAAATACTTCTGGTTATTACGATGTGAAGGCCTACTATCTATTTACTGCGGCTCTGTTTAATGATAATATACAAATGAGTCTGAATGGTAATGCAGATTATTATAATAATGTGACTTATATCAATGATAGGCGCAATGATGGCGGGCATTTCTTATATTCGCAATCCCTTCAATTCCGCTATATGTTTAATGATTTATTTGAAGCAGAACTCAATGGTAATTACTCTTTAAATAAGGCTTCATATAAACTGCCTTTTAATGATCAAATCATAGCACATACTGGTGTTCTAGGTTTAGGTTCTAAGTGCTATGTAAGTGAACATAGTTCTTTTGGTGTAGAAGTATCTCAAAGATTAAATGCAGGATATTCATCTTCGTCTTGGACAAATATTAATCCGACAATTATTAATGCTTACTTTGAGTATACGTTTATGCGCAACAATTTAGCTATGCTTCGAATTCAGGGTTTTGATTTACTAAATCAAAATTCAGGAATTACGAGAGATGTAATAGGGAATGATATTTTGGATGTCCAAAATGAAAGATTGTCACGTTATTTTATGGTTTCTCTAAATTTCCGTTTACAAAAATACCCTAAAAAATCATAA
- a CDS encoding ferritin encodes MKDLLKLKSSLTEEIENILNAQIKVEAHSSSLYLAMSSWCDDQGLENAAEFFAKQSNEEREHMLKIFNYINNRGGRAISPEVTGIPSDFDSFRGIFESALEQEMFVTEQFNNIADRCMKAKDYVTFNFLQWFLSEQVEEEFVARRILELFDVIGEEGTGRWEIDKHLLKVTFSGE; translated from the coding sequence ATGAAAGATTTATTAAAACTAAAATCTTCTTTAACAGAGGAAATTGAAAATATATTAAATGCTCAAATTAAAGTTGAAGCACACTCTTCCTCCTTATATTTAGCAATGTCATCATGGTGTGACGACCAAGGTTTAGAAAATGCGGCTGAATTTTTTGCTAAGCAATCCAATGAGGAAAGAGAGCATATGTTGAAAATATTTAATTATATCAACAATAGAGGCGGACGTGCAATATCTCCTGAAGTGACAGGTATACCTTCTGATTTTGATTCTTTTCGAGGAATTTTTGAATCTGCATTAGAGCAAGAGATGTTTGTAACTGAGCAATTTAATAACATCGCTGATAGATGTATGAAAGCAAAGGATTATGTTACTTTCAACTTTTTACAGTGGTTCTTATCGGAACAAGTTGAAGAAGAGTTTGTTGCAAGAAGAATTTTAGAATTGTTTGATGTAATAGGTGAAGAGGGTACTGGTCGTTGGGAAATTGACAAACACTTACTCAAGGTTACTTTTTCAGGTGAATAA
- a CDS encoding L-rhamnose mutarotase, with amino-acid sequence MNNISNIKQYTFALDLVNDPKLIMEYENYHRAVWPEIERSILEAGVTKMQIFRFENRLFMIMEVDDSFSFEKKAHMDTNNPKVQEWEQLMWKYQSAIPGGKENEKWVLMNKIFELKK; translated from the coding sequence ATGAATAATATTAGTAATATCAAACAGTATACGTTTGCTTTGGATTTAGTCAATGATCCAAAGCTTATAATGGAATATGAAAACTATCACCGTGCCGTATGGCCGGAAATTGAACGATCGATATTAGAGGCTGGAGTCACAAAAATGCAAATCTTTAGATTTGAGAATCGATTATTTATGATTATGGAGGTAGATGACTCTTTTTCTTTTGAGAAAAAAGCACATATGGATACGAATAATCCCAAGGTGCAGGAATGGGAGCAATTAATGTGGAAATATCAAAGTGCTATTCCAGGTGGAAAAGAAAATGAAAAATGGGTATTAATGAATAAAATATTCGAATTGAAAAAATAA
- a CDS encoding tyrosine-type recombinase/integrase, translating into MYLKEFERYLQFERRYSKHTLIAYIHEVNLFLTFLENEDLIFEQVNHRDMRHYFSLMAEAKKSATTVNRSISSLRTYYKFLQREGIVKGSPIQVKALKTPKKLPVVVEKDKLLLLLDQMEVNVHDFESRRDKLVVELLFGTGIRLTELLQIQDRDIDYYNKNILIFGKRNKERLVPINETLIKELQLYLQAKSLYIENNKSSFLIVTKEGKPAYEKLIYRIVHKYLSMVSSQKKRSPHILRHTFATALLNNGADLNAIKELLGHAGLAATQVYTHNSVERLKSIYKQAHPKA; encoded by the coding sequence ATGTATTTGAAGGAGTTTGAGCGATATTTGCAATTTGAAAGACGGTATTCAAAGCATACCTTAATTGCTTATATCCATGAGGTCAATTTATTTTTAACCTTTCTCGAAAATGAAGATTTGATTTTTGAGCAGGTTAATCATCGTGATATGCGCCACTACTTTTCATTGATGGCAGAAGCGAAAAAATCGGCTACTACTGTCAATCGAAGTATTTCTTCTTTACGTACTTACTACAAATTTTTACAGCGGGAGGGGATCGTGAAAGGCAGTCCTATACAGGTGAAAGCTTTAAAGACACCTAAAAAGCTTCCTGTCGTTGTTGAGAAAGATAAGTTACTGCTTTTATTAGATCAAATGGAAGTGAACGTTCATGATTTTGAAAGTAGGCGAGATAAATTGGTGGTTGAATTACTTTTTGGGACAGGTATTCGACTTACTGAATTATTACAAATTCAAGATCGAGATATCGACTATTATAATAAAAATATCCTTATATTCGGTAAAAGGAATAAAGAAAGGCTTGTCCCGATCAACGAAACGTTAATAAAGGAGTTACAACTTTATTTGCAAGCTAAAAGTTTGTATATTGAAAATAATAAATCAAGTTTCTTAATCGTTACTAAAGAGGGAAAACCAGCATACGAGAAATTGATCTATAGAATAGTGCATAAATATCTATCGATGGTTTCTTCACAAAAGAAGAGAAGTCCGCATATATTAAGGCATACTTTTGCAACTGCATTGTTGAACAATGGAGCTGATCTTAATGCAATAAAAGAGCTCCTCGGGCATGCTGGGCTTGCAGCAACGCAAGTATATACGCATAATTCTGTGGAGCGGTTAAAGTCTATTTATAAACAAGCTCATCCAAAAGCTTAA
- the rpsU gene encoding 30S ribosomal protein S21 — protein MIIVNVKEGESLDRALKRFKKKFEKTGVLRELRSRQAYEKRSVTRRIQVKKAIYKQGLNQEVSI, from the coding sequence ATGATTATCGTAAATGTAAAAGAAGGAGAATCTTTAGATAGAGCATTAAAACGTTTTAAAAAGAAATTCGAGAAAACTGGAGTTTTAAGAGAACTACGTTCACGCCAAGCTTACGAGAAGAGATCTGTAACTCGTCGTATTCAAGTTAAGAAAGCGATTTACAAACAAGGATTAAACCAAGAGGTTTCAATCTAA
- a CDS encoding UxaA family hydrolase: MIQDKKTYLQIHPSDNVLVALQDLPQGTVIEWDNKSFALLEHVAAKHKFTIHPLIKDDDIYMYGVLVGKVNCDLKTGSLISTLNLRHAADDFKLSKRNTSWNKPDVSVFKDRTFNGFHRSNGTVGTANYWVVIPLVFCENRNVLTLKSAFEEKLGYKIKANDYSAEVDELIRLYQSGADVSQIIAQDLSASVDQTSDQRLFANVDGIKFLNHEMGCGGTRMDSDALCGLLAGYVTHPNVAGATILSLGCQHAQASILQAEIAKRDPQFDKPLYIFEQQKEGTEKELMQKAVKSTFAGMMEANKNSRKPASLDKLCIGLECGGSDGFSGISANPALGYLSDMLVTLGGSVILAEFPELCGVEQELSDRCIDEATADKFMQLMRVYNAKAEADGSGFYMNPSPGNIRDGLITDAIKSAGAAKKGGTSPVTAVIDYPELANKPGLNLLCTPGNDVESTTAEVAAGANIVLFTTGLGTPTGNPIAPVVKLSTNTKTFEKMSDIIDLNCGTIIEGEESIEEAAHRILNYVIQVASGEVVPKAVLLGQDDFIPWRRGVSL; encoded by the coding sequence ATGATACAGGATAAGAAAACGTATTTGCAGATTCATCCAAGTGATAATGTGTTGGTGGCTTTACAAGATTTGCCTCAAGGCACAGTGATTGAATGGGATAATAAAAGTTTCGCATTATTGGAGCATGTTGCTGCTAAACATAAATTTACCATTCATCCATTGATTAAGGATGATGATATCTATATGTATGGGGTATTGGTAGGAAAGGTAAATTGTGATTTAAAAACAGGATCATTAATATCAACGTTGAATTTAAGACATGCTGCAGATGATTTTAAATTAAGTAAAAGAAACACTTCTTGGAATAAACCAGATGTTAGTGTTTTTAAAGATCGGACTTTCAATGGTTTTCATCGTTCTAATGGAACTGTTGGTACTGCTAATTATTGGGTAGTGATTCCGTTGGTTTTTTGTGAAAATAGAAATGTTTTGACTTTAAAAAGCGCTTTTGAAGAAAAGCTCGGATATAAAATTAAAGCTAATGATTATAGTGCGGAGGTAGACGAGTTGATACGCTTGTATCAGTCGGGTGCTGATGTATCGCAAATTATCGCTCAAGATTTGAGCGCTTCGGTTGATCAAACTAGCGATCAACGACTATTTGCAAATGTAGATGGTATTAAATTTTTAAATCATGAAATGGGATGTGGTGGTACAAGAATGGATTCAGATGCACTATGTGGACTGCTAGCGGGTTATGTGACACATCCAAATGTAGCTGGAGCTACTATTCTGAGCTTAGGCTGTCAACATGCTCAAGCTTCGATTTTGCAAGCTGAAATCGCAAAAAGGGATCCACAGTTTGACAAGCCTTTGTATATTTTTGAACAACAAAAAGAAGGTACTGAAAAGGAGTTAATGCAAAAAGCTGTTAAATCAACTTTTGCAGGCATGATGGAAGCGAATAAAAATTCGCGTAAGCCTGCTTCTTTGGATAAATTATGTATTGGATTAGAGTGTGGAGGATCAGATGGTTTTTCTGGTATATCTGCTAATCCAGCTTTAGGTTATCTTTCTGATATGTTGGTGACATTGGGCGGGTCTGTTATTTTAGCGGAATTCCCTGAGCTCTGTGGTGTAGAGCAAGAGCTTAGTGATCGTTGTATAGATGAAGCTACTGCGGACAAATTTATGCAGTTGATGCGCGTATATAATGCAAAAGCAGAAGCAGATGGATCTGGTTTTTATATGAATCCTTCTCCCGGAAATATACGAGATGGACTTATTACCGATGCTATAAAATCTGCTGGGGCAGCAAAGAAAGGTGGAACATCTCCTGTAACAGCAGTAATTGATTATCCCGAATTGGCCAATAAACCAGGTTTAAATCTTTTATGCACTCCGGGCAATGATGTTGAGAGTACTACGGCAGAAGTCGCTGCCGGCGCTAATATTGTTTTGTTTACGACAGGATTGGGTACCCCAACCGGAAACCCCATTGCTCCAGTGGTAAAATTATCCACAAATACTAAAACATTTGAGAAAATGTCTGACATCATAGATCTGAATTGCGGAACAATTATAGAAGGAGAAGAGTCCATTGAAGAGGCTGCTCATCGTATTTTAAATTATGTGATTCAAGTAGCGAGTGGTGAGGTAGTTCCTAAAGCAGTTCTCCTTGGTCAGGATGATTTTATTCCTTGGAGGAGGGGGGTGTCTTTATAG
- a CDS encoding NAD(P)H-quinone oxidoreductase, protein MKAVVITKFGGPEVLEVQEVDKPTCTGYEVLIEVKAAGMNRPDVFQRKGNYRAPDGAPADIPGLEVAGEIVGIGDLVREWKIGDQVCALLSGGGYAEYVSVDQGQCLPIPKGFSYAEAAALPETLFTVYHNVFKRGTLKSGDNFLVHGGSGGIGSMAIQLAKLSGAKVFVTVGSDAKASYCKRIGADVAINYKKEDFEEIIGKNQIDVVLDSIGGDYFAKNIEILKEDGHLIYINAMQGAKVELNLFKLMQKRIYISGSLLRSRSIAFKKEVRNEIIDHVFPLLQLGLFKTNIYRVFELENAQTAHTILDSGDFTGKLVFVF, encoded by the coding sequence ATGAAAGCAGTTGTTATAACAAAATTTGGTGGACCTGAGGTTTTAGAGGTGCAAGAGGTCGATAAGCCAACGTGTACTGGGTACGAGGTTTTAATCGAAGTGAAGGCGGCGGGAATGAATCGGCCAGACGTTTTTCAAAGGAAGGGAAATTATAGAGCTCCTGATGGTGCTCCTGCTGATATTCCAGGCTTAGAAGTAGCTGGAGAAATTGTGGGAATAGGAGATTTGGTACGTGAATGGAAGATTGGAGATCAGGTTTGTGCGCTTTTATCTGGAGGTGGCTATGCTGAATATGTCTCTGTTGATCAGGGGCAATGTCTACCTATACCTAAAGGGTTTAGTTATGCGGAGGCAGCTGCTTTGCCCGAAACCTTATTTACAGTTTACCACAATGTATTTAAGAGAGGCACTTTGAAATCTGGTGATAATTTTTTAGTGCATGGAGGAAGCGGTGGTATTGGATCTATGGCAATACAGTTGGCAAAATTGTCTGGAGCAAAAGTATTTGTTACGGTAGGATCAGATGCTAAAGCATCATATTGTAAACGAATAGGTGCAGATGTTGCGATTAACTATAAAAAAGAAGATTTTGAGGAAATCATTGGTAAGAATCAAATTGATGTTGTGCTAGATAGTATCGGCGGTGATTACTTTGCTAAAAATATAGAAATATTGAAGGAGGATGGTCACTTAATTTATATCAATGCGATGCAAGGTGCAAAAGTAGAATTGAATCTTTTTAAATTGATGCAAAAACGTATTTATATATCTGGCAGTCTCTTAAGAAGTAGAAGTATTGCCTTTAAGAAGGAGGTGCGTAATGAAATTATTGATCATGTTTTTCCATTGTTACAACTAGGGTTATTTAAAACCAATATATACAGAGTATTTGAACTTGAAAATGCACAAACAGCTCACACGATATTGGATTCTGGAGATTTTACGGGGAAGTTAGTTTTTGTTTTTTAA